A part of Rhinoderma darwinii isolate aRhiDar2 chromosome 1, aRhiDar2.hap1, whole genome shotgun sequence genomic DNA contains:
- the ESS2 gene encoding splicing factor ESS-2 homolog: MATPGPESVLSAALVTRKLGSTALAVPGHNPENLDIKPKKKVLCEETYIQNVQKIIQRDFFPDVEKLRSQKEYLEAEESGDLEKMRQIAIKIGTSARCSRESPLPYVTPATFETPAGLPGTPSFATKHREDEEGDNEKNEEDGEDLPSLDNFLAKHTSEDNASFEQIMEVAKEKERAKNSWLYEAEEEYKQRLQQNLALPSVEQQAIQDVKAGLDTWEYKTHNSLMYYPEGVPDHEAIFKKPREVVYKNTRFQKDPFSQALSKTQLQQAAALNAQYKQGKVGPDGKELIPQESPKVNGFGFVATPSPAPGVDDSPLMTWGEVESTPFRLDGSESPYLEKTPGPSFKILEPGRRERLGLKMANEAAAKNRAKKQEALRRVTENLASLTPKGLSPSMSPALQRLVNRTSTKYTDKALRASYTPSPAHAGLHADKTPGGSRLTPTVTPTPGAASQTPTVPDPTSITDDLLHLPKRRKASDFF, translated from the exons ATGGCTACCCCGGGACCGGAGAGCGTGCTCTCTGCGGCACTAGTAACGCGAAAACTGGGATCCACTGCTCTTGCTGTGCCCGGCCATAACCCGGAGAATCTTGACATTAAGCCGAAGAAAAAAGTGTTGTGTGAGGAGACGTACATCCAG AACGTGCAAAAAATCATCCAAAGAGATTTCTTCCCAGATGTGGAGAAGCTGCGGTCTCAGAAAGAATATTTAGAAGCAGAAGAGTCTGGAGACCTTGAAAAAATGAGGCAAATAGCAATCAAGATTGGCACCTCTGCGAGATGTTCTCGGGAATCCCCTTTACCCT ATGTGACCCCTGCCACTTTCGAGACTCCTGCTGGTCTTCCTGGAACACCCTCATTTGCTACTAAACATAGAGAAGATGAAGAAG GGGACAATGAGAAAAACGAGGAGGATGGCGAGGACCTTCCAAGTcttgataattttttagcaaaacaCACAAGTGAGGACAACGCTTCTTTTGAACAGATAATGGAGGTGGCGAAAGAGAAGGAGCGTGCTAAGAATTCCTGGCTGTATGAAGCAGAGGAAGAGTATAAACAG CGGCTTCAGCAAAATCTGGCCCTCCCCTCTGTTGAACAGCAAGCTATTCAGGATGTAAAAGCCGGTCTGGACACGTGGGAGTATAAAACCCACAACTCTCTCATGTACTATCCGGAAG GTGTACCAGACCATGAGGCTATATTTAAGAAACCCCGGGAAGTAGTTTATAAAAACACTCGTTTCCAGAAAGACCCCTTCAGTCAAGCCCTGAGTAAAACGCAGCTCCAGCAGGCAGCGGCCTTAAATGCACAG TACAAACAAGGAAAAGTCGGTCCTGATGGAAAGGAACTCATACCACAAGAGTCCCCAAAAGTCAATGGCTTTGGATTTGTAGCAACACCATCTCCTGCCCCAG GTGTTGATGACTCCCCACTTATGACATGGGGTGAAGTTGAGAGCACTCCTTTTCGCCTGGATGGATCAGAGTCACCATATTTAGAGAAGACACCTGGACCATCATTTAAG ATTCTGGAGCCAGGTCGTAGAGAACGATTGGGTCTGAAAATGGCAAATGAAGCTGCGGCAAAAAATAGAGCAAAGAAGCAGGAAGCTTTAAGGAGAGTGACGGAGAACCTGGCCAG CTTGACACCTAAAGGACTCAGTCCATCCATGTCTCCTGCTCTTCAGCGTTTAGTGAATCGAACTTCAACTAAATATACAGATAAAGCTTTAAGAGCCAGCTACACCCCATCTCCTGCTCACGCCGGCTTGCATGCCGATAAAACCCCAGGAGGCTCACGCCTAACGCCTACTGTTACCCCCACTCCAGGAGCTGCTTCACAAACTCCTACTGTACCTGATCCCACCTCCATTACTGACGATTTACTACATTTGCCCAAACGGAGAAAAGCATCAGACTTCTTTTGA